A section of the Hyalangium minutum genome encodes:
- a CDS encoding adenylate/guanylate cyclase domain-containing protein, protein MVEEPQPKTHKVVALMFTAVAVAGPNAPQDEVLEQELREEHGRLVRELLPRQGGREVKMLEDGFLLEFDRGLSAVRFGLALQQAAAERNRLASPERQLELRMGAHLGPVMHQEGDVFGEGVNLAARIESLARPGALYVSEPVAREVEGHPSTYAVRLGRAELKNIRLPVAVFRVEPRAQNPRPAIFARVRSLFAPLRPGG, encoded by the coding sequence ATGGTGGAGGAACCGCAACCCAAGACCCATAAGGTCGTCGCCCTGATGTTCACGGCGGTGGCGGTGGCTGGTCCGAATGCGCCTCAGGATGAGGTGCTGGAGCAGGAACTGCGCGAGGAGCATGGCCGGCTCGTCCGGGAGCTGCTGCCCCGTCAGGGCGGACGCGAAGTGAAGATGCTGGAGGATGGCTTCCTGCTCGAGTTCGATCGCGGGCTGTCCGCCGTGCGCTTCGGGCTGGCCTTGCAGCAGGCTGCGGCCGAGCGCAACCGGCTGGCGTCTCCGGAGCGCCAGCTGGAGCTGCGCATGGGCGCTCACCTGGGCCCGGTGATGCACCAAGAGGGAGACGTCTTCGGCGAGGGCGTGAACCTGGCCGCCCGCATCGAGTCGCTCGCCCGGCCTGGCGCCCTCTATGTCAGCGAGCCGGTGGCCCGTGAGGTGGAAGGTCATCCGTCGACGTACGCCGTGCGGCTGGGGCGCGCCGAGCTCAAGAATATTCGCCTCCCCGTGGCCGTGTTCCGCGTCGAGCCGCGCGCCCAGAATCCGCGCCCGGCCATCTTCGCCCGCGTCCGCTCGCTCTTCGCTCCGCTGCGTCCAGGGGGTTGA
- a CDS encoding esterase/lipase family protein, with protein MPVKHHIYLVPGFFGFTNLGELVYFGHVRDFLKAEFARRGIEAEVVAILSHPTASIRQRAADLLRGVQETISGDDGPVHLVGHSTGGLDARLFVSPGASLREGLDLEPYARRVRSVVTVSTPHAGTPLASFFLGLFGQQILKLLSLFTVYVLRFGRLPLKVAFRLGHLLSRADDQLGWKQTILDQLFDQLLGDFSADRREAVSRFLGDVGKDTSLIPQLTPEGIDLFNAGCEDRPGVRYGSVVTQARQPSLRTRLSAGLDPYAQITHTVYAFLYGQTHRMPLNKTPLHTAEQTAALIEAYGALPAPQACDGVVPTRSQVFGKVIGAVRADHLDAIGHFDQPTHQPPHVDWLISGSGFRRPQFEKLWKDVTDFMLEEPR; from the coding sequence ATGCCTGTGAAGCACCACATCTATCTGGTTCCGGGGTTCTTCGGCTTCACCAACCTGGGCGAGCTGGTCTACTTCGGCCACGTCCGGGACTTCCTGAAGGCGGAGTTCGCCCGGCGGGGAATCGAGGCCGAGGTGGTGGCCATCCTCTCCCACCCCACGGCCTCCATCCGGCAGCGGGCGGCGGATCTGCTACGGGGCGTGCAGGAGACCATCAGCGGGGACGATGGGCCCGTGCACCTGGTGGGGCACTCCACGGGGGGGCTGGACGCGCGGCTGTTCGTGAGCCCGGGGGCGTCCCTGCGGGAAGGGCTGGACCTGGAGCCGTATGCGCGCCGGGTCCGCTCGGTGGTGACGGTGTCCACGCCGCATGCGGGCACGCCGCTGGCGTCCTTCTTCCTGGGGCTGTTCGGGCAGCAGATCCTGAAGCTGCTGTCGCTGTTCACCGTGTACGTGCTGCGCTTCGGGCGGCTGCCGCTGAAGGTGGCGTTCCGGCTGGGGCACCTGCTGTCGCGGGCGGATGATCAGCTCGGGTGGAAGCAGACGATTTTGGACCAGCTGTTCGATCAGCTGCTGGGGGACTTCTCGGCGGACCGGCGCGAGGCGGTGTCTCGCTTCCTGGGCGACGTGGGGAAGGACACCTCGCTCATTCCGCAGCTCACCCCGGAGGGGATCGACCTGTTCAACGCGGGCTGCGAGGACCGGCCGGGGGTGCGCTACGGCTCGGTGGTGACGCAGGCCCGGCAGCCCTCACTGCGAACGCGCCTGTCCGCGGGGCTGGATCCGTACGCGCAGATCACCCACACCGTGTACGCGTTCCTGTACGGGCAGACGCACCGGATGCCGCTGAACAAGACGCCGCTGCACACGGCGGAGCAGACGGCGGCGCTCATCGAGGCTTATGGAGCGCTACCGGCGCCCCAGGCGTGCGATGGCGTGGTGCCGACGCGCTCGCAGGTGTTCGGCAAGGTGATTGGGGCGGTCCGGGCGGACCACCTGGATGCGATTGGGCACTTCGATCAGCCCACGCACCAGCCGCCGCACGTGGACTGGCTGATCTCGGGCTCGGGCTTCCGGCGGCCTCAGTTCGAGAAGCTGTGGAAGGACGTGACGGACTTCATGCTGGAAGAGCCGCGCTGA
- a CDS encoding S46 family peptidase, whose amino-acid sequence MHRFLLALGLLLCLPSRAEEGMWTYDAFPSEAVKKAYGFAPTQAWLDSVRLGSVRLAGGCSASFVSPNGLVMTNHHCIRSCVEDLSSPQKDLLATGFFAPESQSELRCPKVEANQLVEMTDVTARMNTATKGLSGAPFNTALKAEMTKVETECATGPDVRCDVVTLYNGGKYHLYKYRRFQDVRLAFAPEFPMASFGGDPDNFNFPRYGFDVAFVRVWENGQPAKTPHYLPWAKQGVKEGELVFVSGHPGGTERKGSVAELEFQRDVALPYTLLYLSELRGMLREFSQGSPERLRITRSHLRSVENGLKALRGRHQALADSSLLAQKRKAEAELRAKVLAHPKLKASTAGAWDEVTQALELYRPLLPEYRLKEAGDGFQSELFTLARQLVRAADELPKPNAERLREYTEGQLPALRQQLLREAPIPQDLEVATLTFGLNRLRETLGADDSFVKAVLGRESPADLARALVTGTKLQDVKVRQSLLEGGKAAVEASQDPMIVLARKVDTEARAVRKRYEDTVEAVLKRNGERLAQARLAVYGTSGYPDATFTLRLNYGAVKGWQENGRAVAPFTTFGGAWERHTGKDPFKLPDTWLAARGKVPPETPLDMATTNDIIGGNSGSPMVNKDGHVVGLIFDGNLHSLGGRYAYVPETNRAVAVTGVGILAGLEHLYGAQRLVEELRAAQAP is encoded by the coding sequence GTGCATCGCTTCCTGCTCGCCCTCGGACTGCTCCTGTGCCTCCCCTCCCGCGCGGAGGAGGGGATGTGGACCTATGACGCCTTTCCCTCCGAGGCCGTCAAGAAAGCCTACGGCTTCGCCCCGACGCAGGCGTGGCTGGACTCGGTGCGCCTGGGCTCGGTCCGGCTCGCGGGTGGGTGCTCGGCCAGCTTCGTCTCGCCCAACGGCTTGGTGATGACCAACCACCACTGCATCCGCAGCTGCGTCGAGGACCTGTCCTCCCCCCAGAAGGACCTGCTGGCCACCGGCTTCTTCGCCCCCGAGTCCCAGTCCGAGCTGCGCTGCCCCAAGGTGGAGGCCAACCAGCTCGTGGAGATGACGGACGTCACCGCGCGGATGAACACCGCGACGAAGGGGCTCTCGGGCGCGCCGTTCAACACCGCCCTGAAGGCGGAGATGACGAAGGTGGAGACCGAGTGCGCCACCGGCCCAGACGTGCGCTGCGACGTGGTGACGCTCTACAACGGCGGCAAGTACCACCTCTATAAGTACCGCCGCTTCCAGGACGTGCGCCTGGCCTTCGCGCCCGAGTTCCCCATGGCCAGCTTTGGCGGCGACCCGGACAACTTCAACTTCCCCCGCTATGGCTTCGATGTGGCCTTCGTGCGTGTCTGGGAGAACGGCCAGCCGGCCAAGACGCCCCACTACCTGCCGTGGGCGAAGCAGGGCGTGAAGGAAGGAGAGCTTGTCTTCGTCTCCGGCCATCCCGGTGGCACCGAGCGCAAGGGCAGCGTGGCGGAGCTGGAGTTCCAGCGCGACGTGGCGCTGCCTTACACCTTGCTGTACCTCTCGGAGCTGCGCGGCATGCTGCGCGAGTTCTCCCAGGGCTCGCCGGAGCGGCTGCGCATCACCCGCTCGCACCTGCGCTCGGTGGAGAACGGCCTCAAGGCGCTGCGCGGCCGGCACCAGGCGCTGGCGGATTCGTCGCTGCTGGCGCAGAAGCGCAAGGCGGAGGCGGAGCTGCGGGCGAAGGTGCTGGCCCACCCGAAGCTGAAGGCCTCCACCGCCGGGGCCTGGGACGAGGTGACGCAGGCGCTCGAGCTCTACCGCCCCCTGCTGCCCGAGTACCGGCTGAAGGAGGCGGGCGATGGCTTCCAGTCCGAGCTCTTCACCCTCGCCCGCCAGCTGGTGCGCGCCGCCGACGAGCTGCCCAAGCCCAACGCGGAGCGCCTGCGCGAGTACACCGAGGGGCAGCTCCCCGCCCTGCGCCAGCAACTGCTGCGCGAGGCCCCCATCCCCCAGGACCTGGAGGTGGCCACGCTGACCTTCGGCCTCAACCGGCTCCGCGAGACGCTGGGCGCGGACGACTCCTTCGTCAAGGCCGTGCTCGGCCGCGAGTCCCCGGCGGATCTGGCGCGTGCGCTGGTGACGGGCACGAAGCTGCAGGACGTGAAGGTGCGCCAGTCGCTGCTGGAGGGAGGCAAGGCCGCGGTGGAGGCCTCGCAGGATCCGATGATCGTCCTGGCGCGCAAGGTGGACACCGAGGCCCGCGCGGTGCGCAAGCGCTACGAGGACACGGTGGAGGCCGTGCTCAAGCGCAACGGCGAGCGGCTCGCCCAGGCGCGGCTCGCCGTGTACGGCACCAGCGGCTACCCGGATGCCACCTTCACCCTGCGGCTCAATTACGGCGCGGTGAAGGGCTGGCAGGAGAATGGCCGCGCCGTGGCGCCCTTCACCACCTTCGGCGGCGCGTGGGAGCGCCACACCGGCAAGGATCCCTTCAAGCTGCCCGACACGTGGCTCGCGGCCCGGGGCAAGGTGCCGCCGGAGACCCCGCTCGACATGGCCACTACCAACGACATCATCGGCGGCAACTCGGGCTCCCCCATGGTGAACAAGGACGGGCACGTGGTGGGACTCATCTTCGACGGAAATCTGCACTCACTCGGAGGACGGTATGCCTACGTGCCGGAGACGAACCGCGCCGTGGCCGTGACGGGCGTGGGAATCCTCGCCGGGCTCGAGCACCTCTATGGTGCCCAGCGGCTCGTGGAGGAGCTGCGCGCCGCCCAGGCCCCGTGA